In one Triplophysa dalaica isolate WHDGS20190420 chromosome 9, ASM1584641v1, whole genome shotgun sequence genomic region, the following are encoded:
- the LOC130429269 gene encoding galectin-5-like, producing the protein MACQQLAMPYKTIIHGPLKPGKIFIIRGVVNTDPKRIEFNFRHRFGIAFHYNPRFDENRIVCNTWDGNWGQEEYPSCMPFKAGQPFEVKIYCTDCGYNVSVDCHQMHSYNHRFKQLYKIDVFEIRGDLQLTSVEA; encoded by the exons ATGGCATGTCAACAGCTG GCAATGCCGTACAAAACCATTATCCATGGTCCACTGAAACCTGGCAAAATCTTCATCATTCGAGGAGTTGTCAACACCGACCCTAAGAG GATAGAATTCAACTTTCGCCACAGATTTGGGATCGCCTTTCACTACAATCCTCGTTTTGATGAAAATAGGATAGTGTGTAACACTTGGGATGGGAATTGGGGTCAAGAAGAATATCCTTCGTGCATGCCGTTTAAAGCAGGTCAACCCTTTGAG gtcAAAATTTATTGTACTGACTGTGGCTACAATGTGTCGGTGGATTGTCATCAAATGCACTCTTACAACCATCGCTTCAAGCAGTTGTACAAGATTGACGTTTTCGAAATTCGTGGAGATCTGCAATTGACTTCTGTGGAGGCTTAG